The DNA segment CTTGCACAGAGCGATTGCGGTAGCATTTGTCAGCGACGCAACGTCGACAGACTTGCTGCCGATATAGGTTACTTCGACGGTCTGTTGTGTTGCATTGCTGTTTGCTGCCATTGCCTGGCCGAACCTTCCAAGGCCACCGCCGTATATCGCTCCAAGCAGAACTGCTGCTGAAGCAAGCAGAACAACGATGACATATTTCTGGTGCATTGAAAACGTGCTATCGTTTAGGCAATTAAGAAGTCCGCGTAATGTTTGCGTAACTTGACGCTCTAAGATAACTCGAAAAAAAGAAAGGAAAAGGCTGCTCTAACCTCTGCCGCAGCCCCAGATCATGTCAAATACCGAGAGCGATTCTGAACACTGGGTGGCGTCTACAGTCGCATAGTTGTCATTCTCGTTGTACCCATACTGGTCGTTGCTTTGGCTCTGGCTGTTAGTGACATTCTGGTACTGGGTCGTTGACTGGTCCGAGTTCTGGTTGCCTGTTGTTGTTCCGCCGCCGCTTGCGCCCTGTGAAGGTGTATTGCTATTTGTCGCGGTGTTGCCGCCTCCAAATTGGTTGTTGCTTGCAATGGTTGCCATTTCTGGGCCGTACTGTGTGTTAGTCTGTGTTGCGCTGTTTGGATTGGTCAGTGTCGCCGAGTTGGTTGCTGAGGTATCGCTACCTACGGCAAGCGCGCCCTGGCTCAACGTCACAGTTGGCTCATTGTAGTTGTAATTCTCTCCGTCCTGAGAGTTGGACTGGGTCTGAGTGTTTGTCACAACCTGCCACTGGCCGAGCGACTGGTCCGAGTTCTGGTTGCCTGTTGTTGTTCCTCCGCCGCTTGCAAGTTGAGAAGGAGCGTTGGTGTTGCTGGCAGTGTTGGTTGCAACATTATTGCTGGTAATCGCTGCCGTTTGTGACGATGACTGGTCGTTCGACTGTGTTGCGCTGTTTGGATTGGCTATGGTTGCCGAATTGCTCGCACTGCCGTTTTCAGAACCGGCGCTCTGCGTGGCTGTGTAAGTAGGCTCATTGTAGTTGTAGTTGTATCCGTCCTGGCTGGAACTCTGGTCCTGCGAGTTTGAAACTACCTGCGCTTGCTCTGCTGACTGGTCCGAGTTCTGGTTGCCTGATGTCGTTCCGCCGCCGCTTGCGCCCTGTGACGGGTTATTTGTATTGCTTGCGGTATTTGTCGCTGTATTATCGCTTGTAATAGTCGCGGTCTGACTGTTCGACTGGGTGTTGCTTTGGTCCACGGAGTTGCTGTTTGCTATGGTCAGCGAGTTTGAGCTGTCCGCAAACGCGGGAATAGCGCCTACGGTCGCCGCCACTACGGTAAGCATTGCTGCTACCTGTACGTTGGTCTTTCCGAACATTCAAAAAATTTGCAGGGTGGTATTTTTAATAAGGAGTCCTCATGACGAATCTCAAACGCGATGGCAGATTATTATTCGCCAGATTTATCGGCAATCGCAGCAGAGATAAATCTAAGGTTAGCGTGTGACGACTTGTTTTAGTCAACAAGAATTCAAAAACAAATCCTATTGTTCTATGCAAGCAGAAATTGAGAAAGTTGTGTAGAACCCCTTTTATTTTCAGAATCAATCCCGCATTGAGTACGGATGAGAGAAAACAGCGTACGTCTTGCAATTACTCTTGCCTGCGCGGCTCTGCTGGTTGCCGGCGTGGCATCAAATGGTTTTACAGCAGTCAGGGCAGACGCGGTCGCCGCAAAACTGAGCCAAAAGTCTGGCAATTACATTATCAACTATATCTACGAAATAGACGTCGGCAAGAACCTGCCTAGGCTTGCCGCAAGCCCCTCAAGCGTAGCCCCTGGAAATACCTTTGAGATAAACGGAACCAATTTCAAACCAAATTCTACAGCCAAGGTCGACATTTTTGCAGGAAATTCGGTTACGCTTCAGAGGAGCAATGGATCTATGTCTGGAAGCGCAGCTATATTGTTGTCAAGCTCAAATCTGACACTTGCAAGAAGTGCTTCGCCGGTGGTTGAAAACGCGCCCTCGGGCCGTGGCACCGCAGGAAACGGCACCGTGTTTATTGTGACAAAGATTTCGACGAGTGATCTGGCCCCAGGCAATTATCATGTGTCGCTTACCTGCGCTGGTGACAACCAGACCCGGGTTAATGAAACCGCAGCGGACCCTCTTGTGACAGGCTCTTCGGCAAAGCAGTTCTTCAGGATGCAATTGCCAGCGGGGAAATACTCGGACTGCAACATTGACGTGATGTCAGCCGGAGGTTCGAGTACATTGAATGCCCGCGTCGGCACTTTTGATGTGGCCCCTAACGTGCCATCCGGAGTCCTGTTAGGCACAGGCCTTCATGGTGAATATCTGAAGCAGGCACATGTGGACAGCGGCGCACACGCAGGATCGTACGTGCTTTTGGCCCAGGGCAACTCGTCGTCAAGCGGCAAGCCGCTAAGGGCCATTGCTCCTCTTGCGATTACCACGACCGCAAATGGCAACTCTCAGTCTGCTTCCTCATCCTCCAGCCTGTCTTCAAATTTTGCTACGAGCATGAGCCAACAGCTCTCTACATCCACGGGCCAGGGCCAAAACAGTCCGTCTGCAAACCAGAATAAGACAAACCAACCCGGAAACCCGGGCCCAACAAACCACACCAGCGGCTCGCAGCAGCCTGCATGTGCCAGCACATCGTCCAGCTTTTCAAAGGTGATCAACAATGAAAAGCAGCTGTCGTCGCAGACCTCGAGCAACAACTCTACAAATGATGCTGTCGTGACTGTAGTCCAGAAGATAAGCGGCAGTCCGAATGGAGCCGGCGCCAAGATAAACAACAACGTGCTTGTCAGCAACACCAACACGGTGACGCAGCATATCAGTCAGTCCATTTCGCAGCATGCGAACATTGAAAACTGCGGCTCTGACGCTGCATCCAACTCTGGCCCGGCCAACCTCACCAACTCTATCTTTATGAACTCGACTCAGGACGCGTCAAACATCTTTTCGGATGATGCAACAATAATTATAATGCAGACGATAATTGTTCCAAAATCCTGCGACACCACAGTTGACGCCGGGGTGACTGTCAACAACAATAACAACGTGAAGCAGCAGATTACGCAGTCGATAAACCAGGATGCCAACATCTACTATGGAAGTTCTGGCGGGTCGGGCAGCGGAACGTATCAAAACAGCGTAACGCAGGTCTCAATCCAGGTATCCAACAATACCTCTGCCAACAGGCCAATCTATAACGTGAACCAGGTAATTATCGTGCCTGAGGGTTGCCCGGCAATAGTTTCATCCCCTGTGGTGGTTAATAACGTCAATAACGTAACCGAGAGCATATCGCAGGTGAGCAATCAGAACGCAACCGTCTATGCCGGAGTACCCGGCGGTGGACTAACTATTCTATCTTCCGTGTCAAATCCTCAAGGTCAGTCAAGTCTCACTAATACCATTACGGCGATAGCGTTGCAGAACGCCACGAACTCGTTTACCAATAACCCCACCGTGACGATTCAGCAGAAGGTTTACTATGTTGGCAACACGACCGGCTGGGACGCAAGCAACTACCAATCTATGCTTGCCAAGGAATTTGCAAACGAGAACGGCACAGGAGGATCAGCGCAGGGGCCTGCCGCTCACGCACAAAACTCTAGCTCTTCCACAACAAACCCTGGACAGCCAGCAGCTCAAAGCTCCGCAGCTGCAACTGTGCTGCCAAAAACTGCTGTCACAAATTCGACAGCCCCCACGCAGGGGGGCGCACTGAACGTGACCGCTTCACAGACCGGGCCTCCGGTTATAGCTCAGGGAAACAACACTTCGACTGCTAGTACAAACTCTACCAGCTCACCATCTCCTGATCACAGCGGGGCGCCATACACTCCCGGAGGGCCTAACAAACCCCAAGGTAGCTGATGCTGGTATTGTGAAAGGTTCCTGCCCCCGCGGACTGGAGGCAGAAACCCTGAATGTTCGGAAAGGCTTCCGCCTCCCCAATACGAATGTGCCCAGCGTCAAATATATTCAAACCACGTTAGTTAACATCAATAATTCCGGTTTCTAGCTCCGGCTGGCGCAGCAGAGTGTATGCCGACACTCGGGTTGAACATACCGTTCACGGTAGATTGCACCACATTTGAGCCGGGATATACTGACGAGCCGAAGCAATCGCTCGGTTGAAAAGTCAATCAGAATATCGCACTACGCCGCTTCTTGTGTTTGGGGGTATCTAGCTTGGGATGGTAGGTTTGAGGTGCGCATTGCTTCGTGTGTGATTTGGCTCCCCTGAGTCTGCGCGGCAGAACTGGCAGAAGCTGCCAACTTGCCCATTTGACTAACAATATAGTTCAAATCGTTTAACAACTCTCCTACTGTCTTGCCTGAACTTGTAGTCAGGTTTGAAATACCGCCTTGAACGCTTTTCTGTTTGCTTGTAGATTTTCGCCCGCGTCTTCCCTTAGACGCCCTGCGCCCCGGTCTGCCCCTAGCTGTTCGCCGTTTATGCGGTTCGGATTGATGATTAGCAACCTGCTGCGAAGATTTCTTGCTTGCCATGGTCAATATTGAATCAATAATTGTATTAATGGACAACAGAACATAGGTTGAGAATCGAGTTCCTGCTCTTGCGGCAAATCGCCCCAATTTTTCGAAAAGGCCCGGCCTCAAAGGCTCACTGACGCAGTCATTGGATATAGTTATCGGAAATTTCCCGTCTAATTGTCAGATGCGTTCTCCTGAAATTTGCATTCAACCTTTCTTGTACTACTCCTTTATACCTTGACCAATCTTATTCGTCATGACACAAAACGCGCAGCAAGGTAGGGGCTCTCAACGTGGGGGTCAGCAACAACAAGGCGGACTCGGCGAGGGTCTGGGTGGAACGGTTGAGCAGCTAACTGGAACTCTTGGTAATACCCTTTCTGGTGCGACGCAGGGACTGGGCCAAACGGCCGGGCAGCTTGGTCAAGGTCTGGGTGATACCGTGAGTGAAGTAGGACAGCAAGCGGGTCAGCTTGGCAATGGCTTGAGCGACATTACAACAAGTTCAGGAAGAACACTCGGGGACGTAGTGCAGGTCTTGGGACAGCTCGTAGAAGAGGTTGCAGAAGTGGTTGGAGAATCCGGAAATATCCCTCCAAAAGGCAATGAGCAGCAGGGAAAGCAAGGTCAGATGCAAGGTGGTGGCGGCCGAGGAGGACAAATGCAGGGCGGCGGCAGAATGGGCCAAGGCCAGGGAAACCAAGGCAGACAACAACACAACCAGGGCGGACCTCAGCAGCAACAGCAGCATGAAGGAAATAGGGGCAATCCTGGAGGCCAGCAGGGAAACCAAGGCGGCGGACAGCACAGGCAGCAGATGGGCGGAGGACAAATGCAAGGGCAGCGCGGCATGCAGCAGGGTCAACAGGGCCAAGGGCAGATGAACCAAGGCGAACAGCAATCAAAATCCATGAACGAATTACTTTCGTCTCTGAACCAGATTGTACAGGAACTCGGTTCCGCGCTTAACACGCAAGGTGGAATGGAGGCTTCAGCGGGCTTCCAGCAGGGGAATTCGCAGCAATCCGGCAGGGAGCAGCAGAACCAACAGCACGAGCGCTTCCAGCGTTAAACGAATCCGGGACGACTGCCTGCCGACGCAGGCAAGCCGTTTATTTTTCATTTTTACTTTACCTTGCACTTTATTTTGCAGGCAGATACTGCCCAAAACACGCTGTTCAAATCTGGATTTTGCGTGCGCTGCAACAAGCATTATGTGATAAATGAATTAATTCTATATGCGTCCGACCGGCTCTGAACCTTGGTCTGCATCTGCATTATTTGACATTGCAAACTTTAGGTTTGTTTCATTGAATTGTATCAAATCGTTTTTGTAATATTCAAGCCCCAGAGTACCATGTCTCAACAACAGCAATCCGACTTTCTGCAGTCAGCAGAGCAGGACCAGAGTTCACTTAACAAACCAATATTGGGTTTGTTCGAGCTGGTGGACAGGATTCTTGACAAAGGGCTCGTGATCGATGCATTTGTTTCCATAACAGTGCTTGGGATTCCGCTCGTGATAATTCGCGCTAGAATCGTCGTAGCTAGTCTGGACACATTTCTAAGGTATCAGGAGGCAATGGGCCTTCGCGGCGAACCCGGTGAAAAGGTTGAGCAGCGTCAGCAACAGGGGTTCGATCCTCAGCAGGCACAGGCTGATTCGCAGCGCCAGTTCCAGCCGCAACAACAAGGCTACGCCCCGCAGCAGGGCTACCAGATGGCATCTTAGAGCTCGCCCGAGCCCTAGGAGAGTGGTGTCCCGAGCTTGGCCGTTTGCATCGTTTGCGGTAGGTTTGACGAGACAGACCTCAGGTCTGCCCTGAACTATGGTTGGGTATTTCTTCGATGCCCCGAATGCCAGCGGGGTATACCCTTTGACATTATCGCTGGCCACATGGTCAAGCGAGGCAAGGAGGCATTAGTGCAGGGATTCTGTCCGGATCACTGGTTTAGGGACACCGGCATATGCGCATATTGCAGGGCAAAGCGGACAGGGCCGAATGCGGGGCAGACTGGACAGCAGCAGTATTCTCAATACGCGCAAGGTGATACCAGCGATGCAGTCGCTTGATTACAGCGAATACGGCAGTCCTCAGGGAGAAGGAGGTTCGGCCGGTCAAATTGGTTCCGGCGGCCTACTTGAACTGATTGACAAGGTCCTGGACAAGGGTCTCGTCATCAATGGCGATGTTACAATTGCCCTTGCAGGTGCAGAGCTTCTCTCATTAAGGATTAACCTCGTTATAGCCTCTCTGGAAACGGCAAAGAGATATGGCATAGAACTTCCCTGGGAAAAGTGGAACAGGATAGACCAGGATAATCAGGAGCTGCAAGTGGAGCAGGATGGTTGGGAGCAAACGGCCGCTCAGGACGGAAATGCACAGGCTCCTGATCTTCCCCCGGACGATGCACAGACTCAGAGCCAGCAACTTGCAAGTAACAAATCCCGGGCGAGATCCAATACACGGATCCAATCAAAGAGAACCAGCTCAAGCGCCAGCAGGCGAAATCGCACAGGCTCCCGAAGAGGCTGAGGGTTATAGTGAGCCGGCGTTCAATCACGCAGTCACGGACCCGGGTTGGCCGGCACTGGGATGGACAGCCGGGCTATGTGAATGCTCGATACCCAGAATCGCAAACGGATGAGCAAGTCGAAGACGGGCTTTCCAAGCTGATCCTGGCTATCGTAAAGGTGCTTCTGGAAGTCATGGAAAGACAGGCCGCACGAAGGGCCGGGGAAGGGTCTCTTTCGGCAGACGAGGTGGAGAGATTGGGCCGAGCACTGATTAGGGTCAGGAGCCAGTTTTCAAACCTCTGCCTGAAGTTTGGACTCAACCCGGATGACTTGGGCCTGCCCGTTCGGACATTTGAGGACATTCCCGAGGGGGATAACATTTTGCACCCGGGAACAACTGAGCCGCTAATCAATAACGAAATGGCGTCTTCCAATCGCATGGGATTGACGGCTCATACTCTGGCAAACATCCTTGACCGATTGATCGAAAAGCAGACGACAATTGCAGGCGAGGTGACAATGTCACTGGCGGGCATAGAACTGGTCGTGCTAAGGCTACTTGCATCCCTCCAGCCAGTACGGAGCAAAGCACCGGCGAAATCAAGAGCGAAGTCATGACATGGTTGAAAGCTGTAAATTAATGGGTACAGAGATACCATGAGCTCAGGCAAGGTCTCCGCCAACGGAACGGGCAAGTACGTCTACGGCGTTATGCGCTATCCTGAAGAGGAAGGTCCGCAGCCCTACTTTATCGAAAGGGCAGCGTTGACTCAAAAATCCGAGCAACCGTTAGCATCTATCGGAAATACCGGAATTGGAAACCGGCCGGTATCAGCGATCCCATACCGTGGCATAGCCCTGGTTGCAAGTGATATCCATTTGCATGAGGCTCGGTCTTTGACCAATGCGATAAACAAGAAATCTGCCGATGCAGGTTCAATAGGTCTAGAGTACATTCATTCCCACCAGCGCGTAATCGATCGATTGCGCGGCAACAATTACACGGTCATTCCGGTGAGATTTGGCTCGGTTCTTTCGCCCAACAATGCCCGCAAACTCTTGCAGGAAGGTCACGGCTATTTTTTGGAAAAACTGCAAATGCTCGTTGGAAAGGACGAATACGGCGTTACAATCGTCGCTCAGGCAGGTACAGAGCAGAAATTGGACGCAATAATTATGCGATATCCGGAAGTCAGTAGGCTGGCTGACAGGATGCAGGCAGAGCTCTCAAGCGGACAGACAGGCGCCCACCACTTCTCCTCGCTCAAGTTTGAGGACCTAAAGCGAAATATGAGGTTCAAGATTTTTGACGAACTTGCCAAGGATGCCAACCAGCTGCTCTCGGCCGCAGCATATGCTTCCGTACCC comes from the Nitrososphaera sp. genome and includes:
- the gvpJ gene encoding gas vesicle protein GvpJ; translated protein: MSQQQQSDFLQSAEQDQSSLNKPILGLFELVDRILDKGLVIDAFVSITVLGIPLVIIRARIVVASLDTFLRYQEAMGLRGEPGEKVEQRQQQGFDPQQAQADSQRQFQPQQQGYAPQQGYQMAS
- a CDS encoding GvpL/GvpF family gas vesicle protein; amino-acid sequence: MSSGKVSANGTGKYVYGVMRYPEEEGPQPYFIERAALTQKSEQPLASIGNTGIGNRPVSAIPYRGIALVASDIHLHEARSLTNAINKKSADAGSIGLEYIHSHQRVIDRLRGNNYTVIPVRFGSVLSPNNARKLLQEGHGYFLEKLQMLVGKDEYGVTIVAQAGTEQKLDAIIMRYPEVSRLADRMQAELSSGQTGAHHFSSLKFEDLKRNMRFKIFDELAKDANQLLSAAAYASVPQKPTANNAIFSRAYLVDRAKLQEFNKTLNSLNERLLSLGVKIFKTGPWAPYSFSIDSKFSRAGTSTRGGDFQHASVQRQKGRARLSDSTLGAASQA
- a CDS encoding gas vesicle protein K yields the protein MSRRSITQSRTRVGRHWDGQPGYVNARYPESQTDEQVEDGLSKLILAIVKVLLEVMERQAARRAGEGSLSADEVERLGRALIRVRSQFSNLCLKFGLNPDDLGLPVRTFEDIPEGDNILHPGTTEPLINNEMASSNRMGLTAHTLANILDRLIEKQTTIAGEVTMSLAGIELVVLRLLASLQPVRSKAPAKSRAKS
- a CDS encoding gas vesicle protein; this encodes MQSLDYSEYGSPQGEGGSAGQIGSGGLLELIDKVLDKGLVINGDVTIALAGAELLSLRINLVIASLETAKRYGIELPWEKWNRIDQDNQELQVEQDGWEQTAAQDGNAQAPDLPPDDAQTQSQQLASNKSRARSNTRIQSKRTSSSASRRNRTGSRRG